The proteins below come from a single Limnobaculum xujianqingii genomic window:
- the clpA gene encoding ATP-dependent Clp protease ATP-binding subunit ClpA, translating into MLNQELELSLNMAFATAREQRHEYLTVEHLLLALLSNPAAREALEACQVDIVALHHELESFIGQNTPHLPEGSPESETQPTLSFQRVLQRAVFHVQSSGRTEVSGANVLVAIFSEQESHAAYLLRKHDVSRLDIVNFISHGTRKDGSQDDIGPQGSIPSEDEQTSAEDRMDNFTSNLNQLAQNGSIDPLIGRELELERTIQVLCRRRKNNPLLVGESGVGKTAIAEGLAWRIVQGDVPEAVADCTVYSLDIGSLLAGTKYRGDFEKRFKALLKQLEADKNSILFIDEIHTIIGAGAASGGQVDVANLIKPMLSNGRIRVMGSTTYQEFSNIFEKDRALARRFQKIDITEPTAEETVQILTGLKPKYEKHHDVRYTAKAIRAAVELSVKYINDRHLPDKAIDVIDEAGAYCRLMPASKRKKTVNVSDIETIVARIARIPEKTVSANDRTILKTLAERMGMMIFGQDKAINALTEAIKMSRAGLGDERKPVGSFLFAGPTGVGKTEVTVQLAKALGVELLRFDMSEYMERHTVSRLIGAPPGYVGFDQGGLLTDAVIKHPHSVLLLDEIEKAHPDVFNLLLQVMDNGTLTDNNGRKADFRNVIMVMTTNAGVQETQRESIGFKRQDNRTDAMGEIKRLFTPEFRNRLDGIIWFNHLSEEVIQLVVDKFIVELQAQLDAKGISLEVSQDARHWLAEKGYDKAMGARPMARAIQEHLKKPLTNELLFGSLVNGGSVSVTLDTQANNLAYRFEKMKKPKIEKAVQ; encoded by the coding sequence ATGCTTAATCAAGAACTGGAACTCAGTCTCAACATGGCGTTTGCTACAGCCAGGGAACAGCGTCATGAATACCTGACCGTCGAACATCTGTTGCTGGCGTTATTGAGCAATCCGGCAGCGAGAGAGGCACTTGAAGCCTGTCAGGTAGATATTGTCGCGTTACATCATGAACTCGAGTCATTTATTGGACAAAATACCCCTCATTTACCTGAAGGCAGTCCTGAATCTGAAACTCAGCCAACTCTGAGCTTTCAGCGGGTGCTGCAACGGGCGGTATTCCATGTTCAGTCATCTGGCAGAACCGAAGTCAGCGGCGCTAATGTGCTGGTGGCTATTTTTAGCGAGCAGGAATCTCACGCGGCCTATTTACTGCGTAAACATGATGTCAGCCGTCTGGATATTGTGAACTTTATTTCTCACGGTACCCGTAAAGATGGTTCACAGGATGACATCGGGCCACAAGGCTCTATCCCCAGTGAAGATGAACAAACCAGCGCAGAAGACCGCATGGACAACTTTACTTCTAATCTGAACCAATTGGCTCAGAACGGCAGTATCGATCCATTGATTGGTCGGGAACTGGAACTGGAACGTACTATTCAGGTTTTATGCCGTCGTCGTAAAAACAACCCGTTATTAGTTGGTGAATCTGGCGTTGGTAAAACCGCTATTGCCGAGGGGCTGGCATGGCGAATTGTTCAGGGTGATGTTCCTGAAGCGGTAGCGGATTGCACCGTATACTCTCTGGATATCGGTTCATTGCTGGCTGGTACTAAATACCGCGGTGATTTTGAAAAACGTTTCAAAGCGCTTCTGAAGCAGCTTGAAGCGGATAAAAACAGTATTCTGTTTATTGATGAGATCCACACCATTATTGGTGCCGGTGCAGCGTCGGGTGGTCAGGTTGATGTAGCTAACCTGATTAAACCCATGCTTTCTAATGGGCGCATTCGGGTAATGGGTTCAACCACCTATCAGGAATTCAGCAATATCTTTGAAAAAGACCGTGCTCTGGCTCGTCGTTTCCAAAAAATCGATATTACGGAACCTACCGCAGAAGAAACGGTACAAATTCTTACCGGTTTGAAACCGAAGTATGAAAAGCATCACGACGTACGCTATACCGCGAAAGCGATTCGTGCAGCAGTTGAACTGTCGGTGAAATATATTAACGACCGTCATCTGCCGGATAAAGCCATTGACGTGATCGATGAGGCAGGGGCTTATTGCCGATTAATGCCTGCCAGCAAACGTAAGAAAACGGTGAATGTCAGCGATATCGAAACCATCGTTGCCCGCATTGCTCGTATTCCGGAAAAAACTGTTTCGGCTAACGATCGTACCATATTGAAAACCTTAGCTGAACGCATGGGAATGATGATTTTTGGTCAGGATAAGGCGATTAACGCTTTAACCGAAGCCATCAAAATGAGCCGTGCAGGATTAGGGGATGAGCGCAAGCCAGTAGGTTCGTTCTTGTTTGCTGGCCCAACCGGTGTGGGTAAAACCGAAGTTACCGTACAGCTGGCAAAAGCGCTGGGCGTTGAGCTACTGCGTTTTGATATGTCCGAATACATGGAGCGCCATACCGTCAGCCGTTTGATTGGTGCGCCTCCTGGCTATGTAGGATTTGATCAAGGTGGCTTACTTACCGATGCGGTGATTAAACACCCTCATTCAGTTCTGCTACTGGATGAAATTGAAAAGGCACATCCGGATGTGTTTAACCTGTTATTGCAAGTGATGGATAACGGTACTTTGACGGATAACAATGGCCGTAAAGCCGATTTCCGTAATGTGATCATGGTGATGACGACTAACGCAGGGGTTCAGGAAACTCAGCGAGAATCCATTGGCTTTAAACGTCAGGATAATCGTACCGATGCAATGGGTGAAATCAAACGTCTGTTTACGCCAGAGTTCCGTAACCGGCTAGACGGTATCATTTGGTTTAACCATCTGTCTGAAGAAGTGATTCAACTGGTTGTAGACAAGTTTATTGTAGAACTGCAGGCACAGCTGGATGCCAAAGGTATTTCTCTGGAAGTCAGTCAGGATGCTCGTCATTGGTTAGCTGAAAAAGGCTATGACAAAGCGATGGGGGCCCGTCCAATGGCCAGAGCTATTCAGGAACATTTGAAGAAACCACTAACTAACGAACTATTATTTGGTTCTTTAGTGAACGGTGGTTCAGTCAGTGTAACGCTGGATACTCAGGCAAATAACCTGGCTTATCGGTTTGAGAAAATGAAAAAACCGAAAATTGAGAAGGCCGTTCAGTAA
- the hcp gene encoding hydroxylamine reductase → MYCVQCEQTIRTPAGNGCSYAQGMCGKTAEVSDLQDLLVAVLEGLSAWAVKARDLGIIDHHVDAFAPKAFFSTLTNVNFESDRIIGYARDAIILRESLANRCRVIDSNLQLDHPMASLQLAATLPAILQQATEFALNKDKAEIGDDIHGLRMLCLYGLKGAAAYMEHALVLGEYDDEIYAEYHQLMAWLGTNPTDMATLLDNAMNIGKMNFKIMAILDHGETSIYGDPTPTSVNVKPVAGKAILISGHDLKDLQMLLQQTEGTGINIYTHGEMLPAHGYPELRKYKHLVGNYGSGWQNQQTEFAKFPGPIVMTSNCIIDPNPGNYIDRIWTRSIVGWPGAKHLEGDDFSAIIKQAQSLVGFPYSEIEHLITVGFGRQTLLNAADTVIDLVSQKKLHHVFLVGGCDGSRGERSYYTDFARSVPQDCLIMTLACGKYRFNKLDFGTLEGLPRLLDVGQCNDAYSAIMLAVKLSEKLGCSVNDLPLTLVLSWFEQKAIVILLTLLALGVKDIYTGPTAPGFLTDNLLNVLKENFGMRSITTVEQDINEILAA, encoded by the coding sequence ATGTACTGCGTACAATGTGAACAAACGATCCGCACCCCTGCCGGCAATGGCTGCTCTTATGCACAAGGCATGTGTGGAAAAACAGCTGAAGTATCTGACCTGCAAGATTTGCTGGTAGCCGTGTTGGAAGGCTTGTCAGCATGGGCAGTAAAAGCTCGGGATTTAGGTATTATCGACCATCATGTTGATGCGTTTGCACCAAAAGCCTTCTTCTCTACCTTAACTAACGTCAACTTTGAATCTGATCGCATTATTGGCTACGCCCGCGATGCCATTATCTTGCGTGAATCGCTGGCTAACCGTTGCCGCGTAATTGATAGCAACCTGCAACTGGATCACCCAATGGCAAGCCTGCAATTAGCGGCTACTCTGCCAGCTATTTTGCAGCAGGCTACTGAATTTGCACTGAATAAAGATAAAGCTGAAATTGGTGATGATATTCATGGCTTACGCATGTTGTGCCTGTATGGTTTGAAAGGTGCTGCAGCCTACATGGAACATGCACTGGTTCTCGGTGAGTATGACGATGAGATTTATGCCGAATATCATCAATTGATGGCATGGTTAGGCACTAATCCAACAGACATGGCTACCTTACTGGATAACGCCATGAACATTGGCAAAATGAATTTCAAAATCATGGCAATCCTTGACCATGGTGAAACCAGTATCTATGGCGACCCAACGCCAACATCAGTTAACGTTAAGCCGGTTGCTGGTAAAGCAATCCTGATTTCAGGCCACGACCTGAAAGACCTGCAAATGCTATTACAACAAACTGAAGGCACCGGTATTAATATCTATACCCACGGCGAAATGCTCCCTGCTCATGGTTATCCTGAGCTGCGTAAATATAAGCATCTGGTGGGTAACTACGGTAGCGGCTGGCAAAATCAGCAAACTGAATTTGCCAAATTCCCAGGCCCTATCGTTATGACCTCAAACTGCATTATTGACCCTAACCCGGGTAACTACATCGACCGTATCTGGACCCGCAGCATTGTTGGCTGGCCGGGCGCAAAACATCTTGAAGGTGATGACTTCAGTGCCATCATTAAACAGGCTCAATCACTGGTGGGTTTCCCTTATAGCGAAATCGAGCATTTAATCACTGTTGGTTTTGGTCGCCAAACCCTGCTCAATGCCGCAGATACCGTGATTGATTTAGTTTCACAGAAAAAACTGCATCATGTTTTCCTGGTTGGTGGTTGTGATGGTAGCCGTGGTGAACGTAGTTATTACACCGACTTTGCCCGTAGCGTTCCACAAGACTGTCTGATTATGACGCTGGCCTGTGGTAAATATCGCTTTAACAAACTGGACTTTGGTACGCTGGAAGGATTACCGCGTTTACTGGATGTCGGTCAATGTAACGATGCTTACTCTGCCATTATGCTGGCAGTTAAGCTGTCCGAAAAACTGGGATGTAGCGTCAATGACCTACCGCTGACACTGGTGCTTTCATGGTTTGAACAGAAAGCTATCGTTATCTTACTGACCTTATTGGCTCTGGGCGTTAAAGATATCTACACCGGTCCAACGGCCCCAGGCTTCCTGACGGATAACTTGTTAAACGTACTGAAAGAGAATTTTGGTATGCGTTCTATTACCACCGTAGAACAAGATATCAACGAAATTTTGGCTGCCTGA
- the hcr gene encoding NADH oxidoreductase: MTMPTTLCPNAMQVHSIRQETADVWTLELIAQDFYPYLPGQYALVSIRNSDSTLRAYTLSSSPGLSRFVTLTVRTLPGGEGSGWLTQEVKPGNALWLSDAQGEFTCAKVADKRYLMLAGGCGVTPIMSMTRWLLANQPESDLIVFYNVRTPADVIFAQEWQQLVQRYPNQLTLHLMAEHQADEGYLSGRISQELVAEKVSDITTRTVMTCGPAVYMEQVEAISYALGVNNQCFHKEQFHTAAECITGDEPMLNISVVRTNQQFTAPVGTTLLYALEQNKVPVIAACRSGVCGSCKTLIVKGNYTTTSQMSLTEDEIAQGYVLACSCQLTGDIEVA, from the coding sequence ATGACAATGCCAACAACTCTCTGTCCTAATGCTATGCAGGTACACAGTATCCGGCAGGAAACTGCTGATGTCTGGACGCTGGAACTCATCGCGCAGGACTTCTACCCTTACCTTCCCGGCCAGTATGCGCTGGTCAGTATTCGCAATAGTGATAGCACTCTCAGAGCCTATACTCTCTCCTCATCTCCCGGATTAAGCCGATTCGTTACCTTAACGGTACGCACATTACCCGGCGGTGAAGGTTCTGGCTGGTTAACTCAGGAAGTCAAACCCGGCAATGCCCTGTGGCTTTCCGATGCTCAGGGGGAATTTACCTGCGCTAAAGTGGCTGATAAACGTTATTTGATGCTGGCTGGCGGCTGCGGCGTGACGCCAATTATGTCAATGACCCGTTGGCTATTGGCTAATCAACCGGAAAGCGACTTGATTGTTTTTTATAATGTGCGAACTCCGGCAGATGTGATATTTGCTCAGGAGTGGCAGCAGTTAGTTCAACGTTATCCGAATCAACTTACTCTGCATCTAATGGCTGAACATCAGGCGGATGAGGGCTATTTGTCTGGTCGAATATCTCAGGAGCTAGTTGCTGAAAAGGTCAGTGATATTACTACCCGTACTGTCATGACCTGTGGCCCTGCGGTGTATATGGAACAGGTAGAAGCTATCAGCTATGCGTTAGGAGTCAACAATCAGTGTTTTCATAAAGAACAGTTTCATACTGCTGCTGAGTGTATTACTGGCGATGAACCAATGTTAAATATTTCTGTGGTTCGCACTAACCAACAGTTCACTGCGCCAGTAGGAACAACCCTGCTATACGCACTGGAACAAAATAAAGTACCGGTTATTGCCGCCTGTCGTTCCGGAGTATGCGGTTCATGCAAAACCCTAATCGTCAAAGGTAATTACACCACCACCAGCCAAATGAGCCTGACTGAAGATGAAATCGCCCAAGGTTATGTTTTGGCCTGTAGCTGTCAGTTAACCGGAGATATTGAAGTAGCCTGA
- the clpS gene encoding ATP-dependent Clp protease adapter ClpS — MNNLRDWLSLEELADSELDEKLKQPPPMYQVILNNDDYTPMEFVVEVLQKFFSYDIERATQLMLVVHYQGKATCGVFTAEIAETKVTQINRYARENEHPLLCTLEKA, encoded by the coding sequence ATGAATAATTTACGCGATTGGCTAAGCTTGGAAGAGCTGGCTGACTCAGAATTAGATGAGAAGCTGAAACAACCACCTCCGATGTATCAGGTTATACTGAATAATGATGACTATACACCGATGGAATTTGTGGTGGAGGTGTTACAGAAATTCTTCTCCTATGACATTGAACGGGCAACACAATTGATGTTAGTCGTTCATTATCAAGGTAAGGCAACGTGTGGAGTCTTTACTGCAGAGATTGCAGAAACGAAGGTAACGCAAATTAATCGCTACGCGCGAGAGAATGAGCATCCATTGTTGTGTACGTTAGAAAAAGCCTGA
- a CDS encoding lysine exporter LysO family protein: MYSGLIIILLPLVIGYLIPVKNLPLLRRINRLLSAMVYVILFFMGISLAFLDNLSANLQMIFLYASVFFVCIFAANVLALKLLDKQWPWKNNHRQEKLPSRLHMALESLQLCGVVVLGFLLGLSQWSWFTYASQASEFALIFLLLLVGIQLRNSGMTLKEITLNKRGMVIALVVTVSALAGGALAALLLGLPIKNGLAISSAYGWYSLSGILLTDSLGPVLGSAAFFNDLARELVAIMLIPTLVRSSPSAALGVCGATSMDFTLPVLQRSGGVEMIPPAIVHGFILSLLAPVLMAFFAAP; this comes from the coding sequence ATGTACTCAGGTCTAATCATTATTTTGCTGCCTCTGGTTATCGGTTATCTGATACCAGTTAAAAATCTGCCTCTGTTACGGCGCATTAATCGTCTGTTAAGCGCGATGGTGTATGTCATTCTATTTTTTATGGGTATCAGTCTGGCATTTCTCGATAATCTGAGTGCTAACTTGCAGATGATATTTTTGTACGCCAGCGTATTTTTTGTCTGTATTTTTGCCGCCAACGTACTGGCCTTAAAGTTGTTAGATAAACAATGGCCCTGGAAGAATAATCACCGGCAGGAAAAACTCCCCTCTCGTTTGCATATGGCACTGGAGTCATTACAGCTCTGTGGTGTAGTTGTACTCGGTTTTTTGTTAGGGTTGAGCCAGTGGAGTTGGTTCACCTATGCGTCTCAAGCCAGTGAATTTGCTCTGATATTTCTATTACTGTTGGTGGGTATTCAGCTCAGAAACAGCGGCATGACGCTAAAAGAGATCACGCTGAATAAACGAGGCATGGTGATTGCTTTGGTAGTCACTGTTAGCGCGTTGGCTGGTGGTGCGTTGGCAGCTTTACTTCTTGGTTTACCAATAAAGAATGGGCTGGCTATCTCCTCGGCTTATGGTTGGTATTCCCTGTCGGGTATTTTACTCACCGACTCTCTCGGCCCGGTACTCGGCAGCGCCGCTTTCTTCAATGACCTTGCCAGAGAACTGGTGGCCATTATGTTGATCCCTACTCTGGTACGCTCCAGTCCTTCCGCTGCCCTTGGCGTTTGTGGCGCAACCTCCATGGATTTCACCCTCCCGGTACTGCAACGCAGCGGCGGCGTTGAAATGATCCCTCCTGCAATCGTACACGGATTTATTCTTAGTTTACTGGCACCGGTGTTGATGGCGTTTTTTGCAGCTCCCTAA
- a CDS encoding N-acetylmuramoyl-L-alanine amidase: MISVIVGLLAGCSSIHDRGNYWVDDSHAALGNEPRVNFLIFHYTAEDEANSLTVLTGENVSVHYLINPLPDEVSGKPIVLQLVPEDRRAWHAGASFWRGRMNLNDTSVGIELVNPGYHKVGAERRWEPYTEAQIALLMALSDDIIKRNQIKPENVLGHSDISPQRKVDPGPLFPWQKLAQAGIGAWPDAERVSHYLSVRQLEKTTDIAALQNNLNRYGYQIPSSGVLDDETRRVVKAFQMHFRQANYSGIPDAETLAILDALLEKYRS, encoded by the coding sequence ATGATATCTGTGATAGTAGGGCTGCTTGCTGGCTGTAGTTCTATTCACGATCGCGGAAATTATTGGGTGGATGACAGTCATGCTGCTCTGGGTAATGAGCCTCGGGTTAATTTTCTGATTTTTCACTATACGGCAGAAGATGAAGCGAACTCATTAACCGTGCTAACCGGAGAAAATGTCAGCGTGCATTACCTGATAAATCCATTGCCGGATGAGGTATCAGGTAAGCCAATCGTGTTACAGCTGGTACCCGAAGATCGCAGAGCCTGGCATGCTGGTGCCAGCTTTTGGCGCGGTCGAATGAATTTAAATGATACGTCGGTAGGAATTGAATTAGTTAATCCTGGTTATCACAAGGTAGGAGCTGAACGGCGTTGGGAGCCCTACACCGAGGCACAGATTGCATTACTGATGGCACTATCGGATGACATTATCAAACGTAATCAGATTAAACCGGAGAATGTGCTGGGTCATAGTGATATCTCTCCTCAGCGTAAAGTCGATCCGGGTCCGTTATTTCCCTGGCAAAAATTGGCACAGGCGGGAATTGGCGCATGGCCGGATGCTGAGCGAGTGAGTCATTATCTGTCTGTTCGTCAATTGGAGAAAACTACTGATATTGCGGCACTGCAAAATAATCTGAACCGTTATGGCTATCAGATACCTTCAAGTGGCGTTTTGGACGATGAAACCCGCAGGGTGGTTAAGGCGTTTCAGATGCATTTTCGACAGGCTAATTACTCAGGCATACCGGATGCAGAAACCTTAGCTATTCTTGATGCTTTACTGGAAAAATATCGTTCCTGA
- a CDS encoding DUF2867 domain-containing protein produces MTPQRILILGASGYIGQNLIPYLTAQGHHVTAAARRIEWLKEQQIPNVNCQYVDLFKPETIKPALDNIDVVYYLVHSMGEKADFLYSEKIAAQNLQQALKQSTVKQIVFLGAIQPKESVSSQHLLARQITGDTLRASGIPVTELRAGIIIGAGSAAFEVMRDMVYSLPILTPPRWVRSKSSPVALENLLVYLSEIINYPSPENRIFDVAGPEYISYQNMFERFIKITAKKRWIIPIPLPTQLISVYWLNMITTVPTTTAKALIEGLKHNLPADAEPLQQLIPQKLINYDEAVISTMHKEQSAVNSADWGYDPEARARWRPGYAFYPKHAGYTIKTKASAESLWQVIQQIGGKEGYFYANYLWNIRGWMDDLIGGEKRYGRPDKEQLAIGDHIDSWRVISIKPLRQLAMLFGMKAPGLGRLTLSINDNKQFRELDVRAWWHPAGFGGLLYWFVMMPAHLFIFKGMAKRIAYLAEQLDKQSDTNKDRP; encoded by the coding sequence ATGACGCCACAACGTATATTAATCCTCGGAGCCAGCGGATATATCGGACAAAATCTTATCCCTTATCTGACAGCACAAGGACATCATGTCACTGCTGCGGCCCGACGTATTGAGTGGCTGAAAGAGCAACAAATCCCTAATGTTAACTGCCAGTATGTAGATCTGTTTAAACCAGAGACCATCAAACCTGCACTGGATAATATTGATGTGGTCTACTATCTGGTTCATAGCATGGGTGAAAAAGCAGATTTTCTTTATAGCGAAAAAATAGCGGCCCAAAACCTGCAACAGGCATTAAAGCAATCCACGGTAAAACAGATTGTCTTTTTAGGTGCCATCCAGCCGAAAGAAAGCGTCTCCTCTCAGCACTTACTGGCACGTCAAATAACTGGTGATACTTTACGCGCCAGCGGCATACCGGTAACAGAGTTACGGGCAGGAATCATCATTGGTGCTGGTTCTGCTGCCTTTGAAGTGATGCGAGATATGGTGTATAGCCTGCCAATTCTTACCCCGCCCCGCTGGGTACGATCTAAGTCTTCACCTGTGGCACTGGAAAACCTGCTGGTCTATTTATCTGAAATTATCAATTATCCTTCGCCGGAAAACCGAATATTTGACGTTGCCGGACCGGAATACATCAGTTACCAAAATATGTTTGAGCGTTTTATTAAAATCACCGCAAAAAAGCGCTGGATTATTCCTATCCCACTGCCAACTCAGCTGATTTCCGTATACTGGTTGAATATGATTACCACCGTTCCAACCACTACCGCCAAGGCCTTGATTGAAGGTTTAAAGCATAATCTACCGGCAGATGCTGAGCCGTTACAACAGCTCATTCCCCAAAAGCTGATCAATTATGATGAAGCGGTTATCAGCACCATGCATAAAGAGCAGTCAGCGGTAAACTCCGCCGACTGGGGATACGATCCTGAAGCCAGAGCCCGCTGGCGCCCTGGTTACGCCTTCTATCCTAAACATGCTGGCTATACCATAAAAACCAAGGCCAGCGCAGAAAGCCTGTGGCAAGTTATTCAACAAATTGGTGGGAAAGAGGGTTACTTCTACGCAAACTATTTATGGAATATTCGCGGTTGGATGGACGATCTGATTGGGGGAGAAAAACGCTACGGCAGACCTGATAAAGAGCAACTGGCAATAGGCGACCATATTGACTCATGGCGAGTCATTTCCATCAAACCATTGCGCCAGTTAGCCATGTTATTTGGTATGAAAGCACCCGGATTAGGCCGGTTAACCCTGAGCATCAATGATAATAAACAGTTCAGGGAGTTGGACGTTCGCGCCTGGTGGCATCCTGCTGGTTTCGGCGGGTTGCTGTACTGGTTTGTGATGATGCCAGCCCATCTGTTCATTTTTAAAGGGATGGCGAAGCGAATTGCTTATCTGGCTGAACAGTTAGACAAGCAATCTGACACCAACAAAGATCGTCCTTAA
- a CDS encoding ATP-dependent nuclease, which produces MYLERVEIVGFRGINRLSLTLNENVVLIGENAWGKSSLLDALTLLFSPGSDLYSFKLQDFHYPMGNESSRQDHLHMVLTFHAREVDSPDMPKFRKLSPLWVKGSDGLSRILYRLEGEVQKEGNVITNRSFLDVAGHAMELEHIDELAREIVRLHPVLRLRDARFGRRFRQETAQLQEQENEALSQELARLAEELECNPQKLSNKDLKQGLQAIHALLKHYFIALNAKESSENIRYKDEKYRHNTQLWQSLNYLNQLISEPESRNMRMILLGVFSTLIQARGTENLDAKAVPLLLIEDPESRLHPIMLSAAWGLLSNLPLQKITTTNSGDLLSLVPLESVYRLVRQSNRVAAFRIESGELNIQERRRISFHIRLNRASSLFARSWLLVEGETEVWLLTELARQCGYHFETEGIKVIEFAQSGLRPLLKYASKMGIEWHVLVDGDDAGKKYADTVRSFINGGGDSDRERLTQLPALDMENFMFKEGFSNVYYEAAGIPSNVHMPMRKIISKAIQHSSKPDLAIEVAERAGQMGTESIPPLLKRMFSRILWLARGRAGN; this is translated from the coding sequence ATGTATTTAGAGCGCGTTGAAATAGTAGGATTCAGAGGCATTAATCGCCTGTCGCTGACGTTGAATGAAAACGTAGTGTTAATCGGTGAAAATGCCTGGGGTAAGTCAAGCCTGCTGGATGCATTAACGCTGCTCTTTTCTCCCGGTAGCGATCTTTACTCTTTTAAACTGCAAGATTTTCATTATCCGATGGGGAATGAATCATCCCGTCAGGACCATTTACATATGGTTCTTACCTTTCATGCCCGGGAAGTGGATTCCCCGGATATGCCTAAATTTCGCAAACTCTCTCCATTATGGGTAAAAGGCAGTGATGGTCTATCCCGTATTCTTTATCGCCTGGAAGGAGAGGTTCAGAAAGAGGGGAATGTCATCACTAATCGCTCTTTTCTGGATGTGGCTGGTCACGCCATGGAGCTGGAGCATATCGATGAGTTAGCCCGGGAAATTGTTCGCCTGCATCCGGTATTGCGATTGCGGGATGCTCGCTTTGGCCGACGTTTTCGCCAGGAAACCGCACAATTACAAGAGCAGGAAAATGAAGCTCTGAGCCAGGAATTAGCCCGACTGGCGGAAGAGTTAGAGTGTAATCCTCAAAAGTTAAGCAATAAAGATTTGAAGCAGGGATTACAGGCGATTCATGCTTTGCTTAAACACTATTTTATTGCGCTGAATGCCAAAGAAAGTAGCGAAAATATCCGCTATAAGGATGAGAAGTACCGTCATAATACCCAACTGTGGCAATCATTAAACTATCTGAATCAACTTATTTCTGAACCCGAAAGTCGCAATATGCGCATGATTTTATTGGGGGTATTTTCCACCCTGATTCAAGCCAGAGGCACTGAGAATCTGGATGCTAAAGCAGTCCCTTTATTGTTGATTGAAGATCCGGAAAGTCGATTACATCCGATTATGTTATCTGCCGCCTGGGGACTGCTCAGTAACCTTCCTCTGCAAAAGATTACTACCACCAATTCCGGAGATTTGCTTTCTTTGGTACCTCTGGAAAGCGTTTATCGTTTGGTGCGTCAATCCAATCGGGTTGCTGCCTTTAGAATTGAATCGGGCGAACTAAACATTCAGGAACGCAGACGTATTTCGTTTCATATTCGTTTAAACCGGGCTTCTTCACTATTTGCCCGTAGCTGGCTGTTAGTGGAAGGGGAAACCGAGGTTTGGTTATTGACTGAACTGGCACGTCAATGCGGGTATCACTTTGAAACAGAAGGTATTAAGGTGATTGAGTTCGCCCAAAGTGGCCTGCGGCCATTATTGAAATATGCCAGCAAGATGGGAATTGAGTGGCACGTACTGGTAGATGGTGACGATGCAGGTAAAAAATATGCCGACACGGTTCGCTCATTTATCAATGGCGGTGGAGACAGCGATCGGGAACGTCTGACACAATTACCGGCGCTGGATATGGAAAATTTCATGTTCAAAGAAGGGTTTAGCAACGTTTATTATGAAGCGGCAGGTATTCCTTCTAATGTTCATATGCCAATGCGTAAAATTATCAGCAAAGCAATTCAACACAGTTCCAAACCTGATTTGGCTATTGAAGTGGCTGAACGAGCGGGGCAGATGGGAACAGAAAGTATTCCTCCGCTACTAAAGCGTATGTTTTCTCGTATCTTATGGTTAGCTCGGGGTCGAGCTGGTAACTGA